A stretch of the Channa argus isolate prfri chromosome 9, Channa argus male v1.0, whole genome shotgun sequence genome encodes the following:
- the LOC137132406 gene encoding uridine 5'-monophosphate synthase-like isoform X1, with translation MSARRISAMSSAVKRKYVCDTKKNISIDSLILKLHDVNVLKLGEYKLKCGMMSPFYIDLRVLVSHPALMNEVSGLIYEQMQEKKLEFDLLCGVPYTALPLATIISSTHELPMLIRRKENKDYGTKRLVEGSFCNGDTCLIIEDTVTTGSSILETAEVLIKEGLKVTDAIVVMDREQGGVEMLASKGIRLHPIISMSKLLDVLRVGERIEAQTVQNVSKFGLDNNTFSPKDENDSIFPTIKKPRLEQKLELSYADRAKLPNIHPLASKLLRIMDEKQSNLCLSADVISGEEVLQLADSLGPQICMLKTHVEFLKRCPVSFTQRLQALAEKHNFLIFDDHNFADTENTVKDHYEGGLYYISSWSHIVSAHAVPGLVKGLSDVGKPLGRGCLLRAEMSTQGSLATGEYTKAVIKMAEEQSDFVIGFICGSKITERPEFIHMTPGVQMEAGGHELAQQYTTPEDVIHNKCSDVIIVGRGVLQAPDRLKAVESYRKEGWDAYTKRISQSGQ, from the exons ATGTCGGCCCGAAGAATTTCAGCAATGAGTTCTGCAGTTAAGAGAAAGTATGTGTGCGACAcgaagaaaaacatttccatcGACAGTTTAATCCTGAAGCTTCACGATGTAAACGTGTTGAAGCTTGGAGAGTACAAGCTGAAGTGCGGCATGATGTCGCCATTTTACATCGACTTGAGGGTTCTCGTTTCCCACCCGGCGCTGATGAACGAG GTCTCAGGTCTTATATACGAGCAAATGCAAGAGAAGAAGCTAGAGTTTGACTTGTTGTGTGGGGTTCCATACACAGCTCTGCCTTTGGCCACAATTATCAGCTCTACTCATGAGTTGCCTATGCTCATCAGACGAAAGGAGAACAAGGATTATG GAACAAAGCGTCTGGTGGAGGGGTCATTTTGTAATGGAGACACATGTCTGATCATTGAGGACACAgtgaccactggcagcagcatCCTGGAAACTGCTGAAGTGCTCATTAAAGAGGGGCTGAAG GTAACAGATGCCATTGTCGTAATGGACAGAGAGCAAGGTGGTGTGGAGATGTTGGCTTCTAAGGGAATCAGGCTCCATCCGATCATCTCTATGTCCAAGCTGCTCGATGTGCTGCGTGTAGGTGAACGCATTGAAGCCCAAACTGTCCAGAATGTCAGCAAGTTCGGCCTGGACAACAACACTTTCAG TCCCAAGGATGAGAATGACAGTATTTTTCCTACAATCAAGAAGCCACGTCTAGAACAGAAACTGGAGCTGAGTTATGCAGACAGAGCCAAACTACCAA ACATTCACCCTCTGGCTTCAAAGCTGTTGAGGATCATGGATGAGAAGCAGTCCaacctctgtctgtctgctgatgtGATCAGCGGCGAGGAGGTGCTCCAGTTAGCAGACTCTCTTGGTCCCCAGATCTGCATGCTGAAGACCCATGTAGAGTTTCTCAAG CGTTGTCCTGTAAGCTTCACCCAGAGGCTGCAGGCTTTGGCCGAGAAACACAACTTCCTCATCTTTGATGATCACAATTTTgcagacactgaaaacacagtCAAAGATCACTATGAAG GTGGCTTGTACTACATCTCATCTTGGTCCCACATAGTGAGTGCTCACGCTGTGCCCGGGTTGGTCAAGGGTTTGAGTGATGTTGGAAAACCTCTGGGCCGAGGCTGTTTGCTCAGAGCAGAGATGAGCACCCAGGGGTCACTAGCTACTGGTGAATACACGAAGGCAGTG ATAAAGATGGCAGAGGAGCAGTCCGACTTTGTGATTGGCTTTATCTGTGGCTCTAAGATCACAGAGAGGCCAGAGTTCATTCACATGACCCCAGGGGTGCAGATGGAGGCAGGAG GTCATGAGTTGGCCCAGCAGTACACCACCCCAGAGGACGTTATCCACAATAAGTGCTCAGATGTCATCATCGTTGGACGCGGTGTTCTGCAGGCCCCTGATAGGCTGAAAGCTGTTGAATCTTACAGAAAGGAAGGCTGGGATGCTTACACAAAGAGAATAAGCCAGAGTGGCCAATAG
- the LOC137132406 gene encoding uridine 5'-monophosphate synthase-like isoform X2: MSARRISAMSSAVKRKYVCDTKKNISIDSLILKLHDVNVLKLGEYKLKCGMMSPFYIDLRVLVSHPALMNEVSGLIYEQMQEKKLEFDLLCGVPYTALPLATIISSTHELPMLIRRKENKDYGTKRLVEGSFCNGDTCLIIEDTVTTGSSILETAEVLIKEGLKVTDAIVVMDREQGGVEMLASKGIRLHPIISMSKLLDVLRVGERIEAQTVQNVSKFGLDNNTFSPKDENDSIFPTIKKPRLEQKLELSYADRAKLPNIHPLASKLLRIMDEKQSNLCLSADVISGEEVLQLADSLGPQICMLKTHVEFLKRCPVSFTQRLQALAEKHNFLIFDDHNFADTENTVKDHYEVSAHAVPGLVKGLSDVGKPLGRGCLLRAEMSTQGSLATGEYTKAVIKMAEEQSDFVIGFICGSKITERPEFIHMTPGVQMEAGGHELAQQYTTPEDVIHNKCSDVIIVGRGVLQAPDRLKAVESYRKEGWDAYTKRISQSGQ; this comes from the exons ATGTCGGCCCGAAGAATTTCAGCAATGAGTTCTGCAGTTAAGAGAAAGTATGTGTGCGACAcgaagaaaaacatttccatcGACAGTTTAATCCTGAAGCTTCACGATGTAAACGTGTTGAAGCTTGGAGAGTACAAGCTGAAGTGCGGCATGATGTCGCCATTTTACATCGACTTGAGGGTTCTCGTTTCCCACCCGGCGCTGATGAACGAG GTCTCAGGTCTTATATACGAGCAAATGCAAGAGAAGAAGCTAGAGTTTGACTTGTTGTGTGGGGTTCCATACACAGCTCTGCCTTTGGCCACAATTATCAGCTCTACTCATGAGTTGCCTATGCTCATCAGACGAAAGGAGAACAAGGATTATG GAACAAAGCGTCTGGTGGAGGGGTCATTTTGTAATGGAGACACATGTCTGATCATTGAGGACACAgtgaccactggcagcagcatCCTGGAAACTGCTGAAGTGCTCATTAAAGAGGGGCTGAAG GTAACAGATGCCATTGTCGTAATGGACAGAGAGCAAGGTGGTGTGGAGATGTTGGCTTCTAAGGGAATCAGGCTCCATCCGATCATCTCTATGTCCAAGCTGCTCGATGTGCTGCGTGTAGGTGAACGCATTGAAGCCCAAACTGTCCAGAATGTCAGCAAGTTCGGCCTGGACAACAACACTTTCAG TCCCAAGGATGAGAATGACAGTATTTTTCCTACAATCAAGAAGCCACGTCTAGAACAGAAACTGGAGCTGAGTTATGCAGACAGAGCCAAACTACCAA ACATTCACCCTCTGGCTTCAAAGCTGTTGAGGATCATGGATGAGAAGCAGTCCaacctctgtctgtctgctgatgtGATCAGCGGCGAGGAGGTGCTCCAGTTAGCAGACTCTCTTGGTCCCCAGATCTGCATGCTGAAGACCCATGTAGAGTTTCTCAAG CGTTGTCCTGTAAGCTTCACCCAGAGGCTGCAGGCTTTGGCCGAGAAACACAACTTCCTCATCTTTGATGATCACAATTTTgcagacactgaaaacacagtCAAAGATCACTATGAAG TGAGTGCTCACGCTGTGCCCGGGTTGGTCAAGGGTTTGAGTGATGTTGGAAAACCTCTGGGCCGAGGCTGTTTGCTCAGAGCAGAGATGAGCACCCAGGGGTCACTAGCTACTGGTGAATACACGAAGGCAGTG ATAAAGATGGCAGAGGAGCAGTCCGACTTTGTGATTGGCTTTATCTGTGGCTCTAAGATCACAGAGAGGCCAGAGTTCATTCACATGACCCCAGGGGTGCAGATGGAGGCAGGAG GTCATGAGTTGGCCCAGCAGTACACCACCCCAGAGGACGTTATCCACAATAAGTGCTCAGATGTCATCATCGTTGGACGCGGTGTTCTGCAGGCCCCTGATAGGCTGAAAGCTGTTGAATCTTACAGAAAGGAAGGCTGGGATGCTTACACAAAGAGAATAAGCCAGAGTGGCCAATAG